The Larus michahellis chromosome 18, bLarMic1.1, whole genome shotgun sequence genome contains the following window.
CTCGCTCCCACACAAAGCCCCGCGGTTGGCCAGCGTGGGAACCAGgctgctggggacacggggaggtgGCAGCTCCGCAGCCGGGACCTCAAAACGCTGCTGGGAAGATTCTGTTTGATCCGGCCGCTGGGATGCGACAGGCAGGGACCGGTCTTGGGTGAAGTGGTGGGCACTGGGcgggcagcaggggaggggacGTGCCTCGAGATGCCAGCTGGCAGCGAGCAAGGCAGCTGCCCGCAGCCCAGCCCTCGCCCCCGCCGAGAAAGCAGCATTTGTTTCCCCCCAAGGAGATGAAATGTTTCATATGATTTAGGTTCGAGATGGACTTTTAAATGAACGCCCTTGCAGAGCCATTCTGCCTAATGAATAGCGCTCAGTCTCGTTGCtcggccgccgcagccccgcgctGCACCCTGCCCGGACCGCAGCACGCAGGGAGGGTCCTGGCCCTTCCCCGCTGGGCTGAATCGCCTCCAGGAAGCCTGGATGCGATCTGTGCTGGCAGAGATGGGGGTCAAACCAGCACAAAGAGCCCCAAAACCCCAAGGGGCTGCAGACTGAGGTGGGCTGAGACCACCCAGCTTCTGCGCCCGGAGGGATCCTACGCTGTGCCGAAGCAGGAGATGGGCATCCTGCTCTCCTGAGCAGCTCTGGAAAGGTCCCTTTGCCCACCTCTTTGGTCCTTTTGGTCCTCTTTGATCCCATTGTCCCTTTGCTCATCCAGCATCCCTGACCCTTACCTGGGCAGCGGCTGGGGATGGCCCGAACCCAAAGGACGTCAGTGCCGACATAGCCAGGTTGTTCATCACCACCTGGTGCATTTGGGAGTTTTGAATCATCATCAACTCGATTAAATCTGCTGGAGAGTAAGGGGCTCTGCGTCAGAGAGAGATCGGAGCAAGGGCACAAGAAACACGGCCATGGGATGAGTgcctgggatgggatggggcggCACCACGGTTTGTCCCTGTGCCCAAGCGGCGGGAGCTAAGCCagactccccccaccccaatttGGAAGGCCCAtgtggcatttaaaaattattttgcttggaTAAAGCTTTAAAATAGCCATATTCCAGCCTATTCTTATTTGCAAATGTGATTAAACATCTGGTCTGGCTTGCTGAGGGCTGCTCACAAAAGGTGATTAGTGGTGCTGGAGGCATCAGACTTTCCGCCCATTCGGAGGAGAATTGCTGTGGTCCTGGCAGTGCTCAGCGGCTTGGCAAGGCTCTGCCTTGGCACCAGGCGGCAGAGCCGGTGTCCTGGGGGTGGCACCGCATGGGGACCACGCCAGGGTCAGCTCTGCTTGGCACCACATCATGCAGGGGGGGCTCAGAGACCCTCccgaggaggcaggagctggggctggacccacctccatccccaggagCAAGCACCTACGGAGCTGGGTCCGGGAGAGGAGCGGATTGGGGATGCTCGGTGCCtcgccagccccttccctggctccGCATGAGGAGCTGGGACACGGAGCAGCCAGGCACGTACATGTCCCGGTCCCCTTGGCTGGATGCCCAAGCCGCGAGGTGGCCGCTGAGGGCAATCAGGCTGCGGGGGAAGCGCAGCGTCTGGCTCCACATCCCCATCGAAACATCCCCATTTGCCGCAGGCGTGAAGTTCCCCTGCAAAATGCCTGCAAACCTGCTGGAGGGGCTGCCCCCGAGATCCCACTGGCTTTCTGCACCAGACCCACGATCCACTTTTAGCTGGaatcctgggaaaaaaaggggtttGGGCACCCCTGTGTCCCACATGCCCGATCCCAAAATGCTTTCACGCCCTGGGATGGGCTCCCAGGGCACCCATGGGGCAACTGACCCTCCAGCGAGGAGCATTACAGCACAACCCGGGAGGTggccggagccggagccacgAGGGGAAAGCGGGCCAGCAGCCAGGCATTGAACCAGGAGGAGAAAGCAGGCGAAGGGCTGGCAGCTCTTAATGGATCCCACCCGTCCCGCTGGAAAGGCAGCCGGCTGcgaggggccgggctgggctctcctttctcttcccacaCCAATTTTGAGCGTGCCCTTTCCTCCGTGTCTTTCTAAAGACGGCCtaaccttcccccctccccgaaaCGCTGCGTGGCTTCCCCCGCAGAGTGTCCTGGGGATCACAAGCTCCCCCgtctctgctctctgctcccccagcccagatTGATGGATCCTGGGTTGCACAAGGTTGGGTGAAGCCCCTGTAGACAGTCGGTCTTTGCTCCCACCTGCACgtcccatgggctctggggctgGCACGTGTCCCACTCCGGTCCCACCTAGGAGCCCGTGTCACCCTGACTTTCCCTGGTGATGCTCCCTACACCCACGTGAAATGGGGGTTTTGGAGGAATAAAGAGAGGTGGATTTACAAAATCAGCCCAAAACCATCCCCTGGAAGTGTCCCGATGTGGCCAAAGCCTGCCCAGATTTCAAGGTTGCTAAAACCATCAAAAATCATATCCCATGGGGCAAAGCAGCCGTCAAAGCACGGGGTACGGCTGTAAAGGGTGGGCacagcccccctgcctgcccctcatCCTGAAAAGGCTGGGCAAAAGAAGAAGAGGATGAAGTTAAGCTGGTTTTAACGCTGACCTCTACAACATCTACCATCACGCACCTCCCCGGACGTCTGAAGGTCCCGCGGGGGGAACCGGGGCAGCCACCATCCCGGGAAGCTGCTGGAGGATCACCACTGGCTGCTGGGGCACCGGCACGGCCCCACCGGATCGCCCAGGTTGGAGCtgaaaggcaggaggggaaggaaaacccCAGGAATCTCCCACTCTAATTTAGTGCCCCATTAGCGGgacagcagcaggggaggagaggggagaggagctggtggtggggaggagagcaaTGCTGGCCCCGGGAGGAGCAGGGGTGAGAGCCTCAGAGGCGGGGGTGGCTTGCACCAGCCCCCATCTTCCCAGGGGTGCAGCCCTGCAAGCCCAGATGAATTGCATGCCTGGCAAGTCCCAACCCCTGGGGACGTGTCCCCGTGCAGAAGTGGCCTTCCCGGtgacctgcagggagcagggagggatttTGCAAGGAGCAGCTTTGCTGCCCCAGATCCCAGTGCCCACCCGAAAccagcccctctctcctcccaccccatcccgtTTTCCCCACCCGACCCTCGTGAGCCCTGACTATCCCATAAATCCAGagacagagctgctctccagggctTACCCTGTGGGGTAGGATGTAGGTCCCTGCCGGCGTGCCCCCCCAGGCCCCATGGGGTGCCCCCACCTCCATGGCTGGGGCGGGCgatggggcgagcagggctgctgcaggcagcagggctcgTTGCTATAGCTGCTGGGGCTAAACAAACCCTTCCCCGCAGGTTTGGCCGGCGGAGGAACCTCCCCGGGCTGGTTTTCCCTGTGGTGTATTCCCAGGATAACCCCCCGACACTGtgacaggctgtggggcagggatggctTGTGCCCCCCTGATGGCGTTTCTGAGCCTGGAGGACAGCCTGCCCGGCAGGGAAGCGAGCTGGGAGTAGGGGGCTGCAGGTTTTTCCAAGCCCTGCTACTGGTCCCAGTAGCAGGGGAGACCTGGTCCCAGTGCTGGGGCCGCTGAGCCCCGGTGACGGCATCTCACAGCTTGTGGCTTTGGGAGCTTTCCTAAAATCCCAGGCCCCAGCACCCTGTGGTCTCCACTGGTCCCATCCATCATGGCCGGTGGGAGacggggctgctcctgccctgtgGCTCGTGCTCTCGGTGCCTCTGTTTCCCACTCTCGGGGGCTGCAGGAGATATTTGGGATCACCGAGCCCAAACGCAGCCACCCCAGGCCAGAGCAAAGGTCACTCAGCTGCGGGATAAAAGGGAAAACCTGCGATGACAGTTCCCTGCTACCTTCTCCTGGGCTTCAGCAATGTGGGGCTCTGGGACATCCGAAGCCGGAGATGATCCCGTCTTTAACagccttttctttccagtttagGGCCGTTGCCCTGTGTTGGCTCCGAGCCCGCTGCCAGGTCACCTCCCCGGGGCAGAAGgcagagaaacaggaaaacaaggaTGGGGTGGGATGTGCTTTCCTGTCGGAGCGGCTCGCTCCTCGCCGCACCGCCTCTTTTATTGGGACTTGTTGAAAGGTCCTTTCAAGCGCCGGCGGAAAGCACGGGGAGGCAGTGGCAGCGCGTCCCTGTGGGGCTGAGACGTGTCACCTGTGCCTGGGGGGTGCTCCGGGACGTCGGAGCAAACCTGGTGATGAAAGGCAGGGAGCACTGGGAGATGGGTCTTGGCGAGAGTCTGGGATGGCTTTGGATGTCTGGGATCAGACCTACAAGGCTCTGCGGTGCCCGCCGTGGGATGGAAGCATCCCTGCCTGTGCACCACGGGTTTGGGGTCTCAGTTGGTGGAGCGAGAAAGTCCTTCTACCCCATGGGATGTCCCCTTGCAGGTCCTCAGAGACAGCGTCCCCCTGTGCACAACCAAGGCACAGTGGCCGGGGATGTCGCTCAGCCCTGCCAGTGCCACCTGAGTTCTGGTCCCCAGGGTGCCCATGGCACAGTGCCGGGTCCCCTGAGTCTGGCTCCCAGCCTCCTGGACCACTTCCCTGGAGATGCGATGACCATCCACCGTATCCCGCCATGGAAACCAGGCAGGAATCAATTGCACCAGAGCCTGGCTCCAACCCCCAGCTCTTCCCGACCACGAGTCCTTCCCAGGATGCTCGCAAGGGGTTTTGTGTCCAGCAGACCAAAACCAGCTCATATTTTCCCTTTATCTCCCCTTGGCCAGAGAGCTCTGCGTGTCCAAGCTCGTCTCAGGCAAACACTGCATAAAATATTTAAGCCCTTAGCAACCCCATTGCCATGAAAAACCACTTTCTCCCCCAAAACAGCCCAACTTCCCACTGGTCTCAGGTAtccttcctccacctccaccaGCTGCGTTTCCCCCCGACTCCTCTTCTGGGTGATTATTTCCACCAATATTACATCCAAAATCCGTCGTCCGCCGATAGCGCAGATCTGGGAACTTTTCCCAGAAACCCAGCCTGCAGCCAGTCCTGTTCACCGAGCAGGAACAGATCTCTCCAAAAACTCTTGTTCTGCCCCAAAATGTCACTGGAGACACCCCCAGAAGCCAGGGGAGGAGCGCTCCGAGGCCGGCTGCCTTAGCCCCCAGCCGTTGGCTCCAGTCAGGCTATTTTCTGCTTGATTAGATTTCGCTCCGAGTTCCTAATTTCTCCAAGCCCCTCCGGATTATTCCTCTGCCTTTTGTTATAGCTCCCAAATTCCCATTATTTGCACATTTAATTACCGTGCTGATTACCCCCTGCTTCTGGCAGAGCCTGCCTTGCTCTGAACAGAGCCCGGGTATCCGCCTCGCTGACGCTAATATTGTTCTCATCTGTGGGAAAGATTCAAGCTCCGGGGCGAAGGTAGAGGGTAGAGCTGTGCTCACCGTGGCACGTCCCTTTGGAAGTCCCCCAGCACGTCTGTCACACAGAGGGAAGGTCTGAGCATCcgtgggagagagggagcaggagaTGCAGGCACCGCGCACCCGCCCTTGCGTGTCAGCCCCGCTCTCAGTCTTCTTTAAGTCACAGCGTCATTGAATTCGGGCGGCGGATATCAGAGCGGGGGCaacccctgcccagccccctcgagCAGGAGCACTCAGGGCCTTGTGGGTGGTTGGGCTGCTGGGTGATGGATGGATGTCGGGTGGCATCACAAGTGCTGGCCAGGAAAGCGTGGGCTGGGCacagggtccagaggaggccccggagatgctgggagggctggagcccctctgctgtggggacaggctgagagagctgggggggttcagcctggggaagagaaggctccggggagaccttggagccccttccagtccctaaaggggctccaggaaagctggggagggactctggagcagggaggggagccatgggacaagggggaagggttttaacctggaagagggagatttaggttagagattagggagaaattcttccctctgagggtggtgagcccctggcccaggttgcccagagaagctgtggctgccccatccctggaggggttcaaggccaggttggacggggcttggagcaacctgggctggtgggaggtgtcccagcccagggcagggggatggaactgggtgggctttaaggtcctttccaacccaaaccattccgtgattctatgattctatgaaatgtaaaTGTTAAGGCACATAGGATGGGCACAGAGGAAGGCAGCCGTGGCTGTGCTGTCCCCAGGACACGGCCCAGAGACACCTTTCACAGGTAGAAATGACCCTCCGGCTGGAGGTACCACCTCTTATCACAAAGGAGGGGTGAGGTGGGGTGAGGACCCCCATCAACCGACTCACCAACACTGGGGAGGAGGTGACAGCCCAGGACCAGTTTATGCTCCCCATCTTGACATGCTTGGTGATGGCCCGTAAGCCATCCACACGTGCATCACAGAAAACCAGGGCTCAGGAGGGATCAGAGGATTACAACATTCCGGTGGGCATGGACCCTGCCGTCCCCAGTAAGAGCCACCTTGCCAAACCCAACCCCCAGACTGAGATGTGTGCTGAGACACCCCGAGGATGCTCAGCAGCTAATTTTACTAGCAGCCCTCACTTTGGAAGCTCTCCGGCCCCTCTCTTAAGTCTGGAATTTCTTGTTCTGGAAACCCTCACCTAAATCTTCTCCCTAAATCAAACCCAGGGCCGGGAACTCTGGTTAGGCAGAGGGTGGGCTCCACCAGAAGCTTTGCTTTGGGCCATGGTCAGGACCAAGGCAGCGGTCCCGAAACAGGGTCAATCACCCGGGGACCAGGAGGGACAGGcaccctctgccaccccctcGGACATGAACCCAACATGGGCACCACGCAGGTGCAAGCAGGCGCCACAGCAcaagctgggagcagagggtCGACGCTCCACCGGGCATCTGGAGCGGGATCAACGTGGTCCAGCCCCTCGGAGGGAAGCCGTGCTCTCTCTTGTGCAGGTCTCCGCTTGCAATGCAAGCAAAGAAAGCTCAGCATCAACGAGCTTTGGTAAAATTAGCcgaggagcagagcaggggcaccctGGGCATTCTGGCCGGCCGGCCGACCGGGAACTCCGGGACGGTGATGCATCGGATGAGCTGTGCTGCGGTACGGCAGCACTGAGTCACTGAGCTGCCCTCTGAtaactgggggaggggggcgaggTGACGGCGCATCCCTTGTGCCACCCCCCTTCCCTGGAGACAACTTGGAGCTGGAGCAATTCCCCAAATGAGGAAACACGGGCAGGAGGCAGCAACCTTGCCTCAGACTCGTGGAAGATGAAGTAAACGCAACTGAGGCAATACACCCCCCCCATAATCCCTAATCCCTTCTGGCTCTTAAGGGgcataaaaaaaaaccagtccAAAAACCAGTTTGTCATTGCACATGAAGACAAATCCCGGATCCGGAGCGGCAGATTGGCAGCCACTTGTCCCCTGAGCTCTGCATCGCGCTGTCACACACAGCCGCTCGGGCACACACCTCTCGGGGATGCTCTGTGGGTCCAGGAGCGGGAGCGGGTGAAAGCATCTCCCTTTCAAAGCTAATTACAACCAAAAAATGCCACTTTCCAGGCGGTCTCACGCTGCTGGTGCTTTGAGCCCCATCTTCCCCGAGCCGTCATCCAGCCACCGTGGTCTCCTCTTGCTCTGAATCGCCCTTCGCAGGCTTGTTTCCTTCCCCGGCGCCTAAAATTAAGCAAGAGGTTGTTGGcgagggctggggacaccccgctGCTCTGCTGTAAGGTGGGATGGAGGTAACCCAATTAGTAATTACCAGCCCTGGGTAAACGAGCGCTTGCCGCTTGCAAAAAGATTACTGCCAGTGACTTCATTTGCTTTGGAAACGGCTGAGTCATTTGTAATTAGCGACAAGCACCAGCAGCGATCTCAGCGCTGGAGGTGGATTAATGGGAGTGCCCGTGGCTGGAGGGCAGCCTCCGGGAGCTTCCCGGGGCTTCGGAATGGTCACGGAGCCCCACGGTCaccattccccccacccccccgccccggccatgCATGACCAAAGTGATGTGCCTGAGGCAAAtcctcctctcctgtcccctccagtCAGCCACCACCGTTCCCCATCACCGCCACCATTGCGTGCCCCTGTGCTGGTCCAGGCGGGGAGCCCGGAGGGGGCTTGGAGGGTCCCAGGCTGGCCAGGGATTGCAGTGCCGTGAGTTTAAcctcatttcatagaatcacagaatggtttgggtgggaagggaccttgaagacgatctaattccaaccccctgccctgggcagggacacctcccaccagcccaggttgctccaagccccgtccaacctggccttgaacccctccagggatggggcagccacagcttctctgggcaacctgggccaggggctcaccaccctcacagcaaagaatttcttcctcagatctcacctaaatctcccctcttccagcttaaaactgttccccctcgtcccatggctcccctccctgctccagagtccctccccagctttcctggagcccctttagggactggaaggggctccaaggtctccccgga
Protein-coding sequences here:
- the PRR29 gene encoding proline-rich protein 29 isoform X1 is translated as MEVGAPHGAWGGTPAGTYILPHRLQPGRSGGAVPVPQQPVVILQQLPGMVAAPVPPAGPSDVRGADLIELMMIQNSQMHQVVMNNLAMSALTSFGFGPSPAAAQAMAVPLQTGEEEEAVVFHHHYIPCPGPAPVLAWPVPTRDRGPAAVRYLGAGSLAEDEEVRAVPPPPPPSATGTVGANVPPASEYYDVVEERL
- the PRR29 gene encoding proline-rich protein 29 isoform X2, with product MEVGAPHGAWGGTPAGTYILPHRLQPGRSGGAVPVPQQPVVILQQLPGMVAAPVPPAGPSDVRGDLIELMMIQNSQMHQVVMNNLAMSALTSFGFGPSPAAAQAMAVPLQTGEEEEAVVFHHHYIPCPGPAPVLAWPVPTRDRGPAAVRYLGAGSLAEDEEVRAVPPPPPPSATGTVGANVPPASEYYDVVEERL